A window from Ignavibacteriota bacterium encodes these proteins:
- a CDS encoding GAF domain-containing protein, with protein sequence MSLEINIDKNLDLEETYKLLFLQIENLINTNDPIITNLSNITAAFKQTFEKISWVGFYLFKNNLLYLGPFQGKVACTKIEIGKGVCGKSVETKLTQVVPNVHEFPGHIACDIETNSEIVIPISFDENIIGVLDLDSKEFSAFNETDKIWLEKICEMISEKLKITQSKIEKLL encoded by the coding sequence ATGAGTTTAGAAATTAATATTGATAAAAATTTGGACTTGGAAGAAACTTATAAATTATTATTTCTTCAGATTGAAAATTTGATAAATACAAATGATCCAATAATTACAAATCTATCAAACATTACTGCAGCATTTAAACAAACTTTTGAAAAAATTAGCTGGGTTGGATTTTATTTATTCAAAAATAATTTGTTATATCTTGGTCCATTTCAAGGAAAAGTTGCGTGTACAAAAATTGAAATTGGAAAAGGAGTTTGCGGAAAATCTGTTGAAACTAAATTAACTCAAGTAGTTCCAAATGTTCATGAATTTCCCGGACATATTGCTTGCGATATTGAAACAAATTCGGAAATTGTAATTCCCATTTCTTTTGATGAAAATATTATTGGAGTTTTAGATCTAGATAGCAAAGAGTTTTCTGCATTTAATGAAACCGATAAAATTTGGTTAGAAAAAATTTGTGAAATGATTTCGGAAAAATTGAAAATAACTCAATCAAAAATTGAAAAATTATTATGA